Proteins encoded within one genomic window of Bradyrhizobium sp. CB1717:
- a CDS encoding histidine phosphatase family protein — MTPARTFYGLRHGATDWNRKGLFQGRTDNPLNEDGLRQAHEAVEMLRGAGISRIVASPLVRAARTAEIIADAIAVPLAVDDGIIEFDFGSFEGLPVRDLMIKHGVKSATGLVSILPADGERWDAMTVRSLACVSAWLDRHPGDELLFVCHDAVMQGMAKALCGSYFKNSHGTPFRYVREQAQWRVEQVAIADRYSPSPPAT; from the coding sequence GTGACGCCCGCACGCACCTTCTACGGCCTCCGTCACGGAGCGACCGACTGGAATCGCAAGGGGCTGTTCCAGGGCCGGACCGACAATCCGCTGAACGAGGACGGCCTGCGGCAGGCGCACGAGGCCGTGGAGATGCTGCGCGGGGCCGGCATCAGCCGCATCGTCGCAAGCCCGCTGGTGCGCGCGGCGCGAACGGCCGAGATCATCGCGGACGCGATCGCGGTGCCGCTCGCGGTCGACGACGGCATCATCGAGTTCGATTTCGGCAGCTTCGAGGGCCTGCCCGTCCGCGACCTCATGATCAAGCACGGCGTCAAATCGGCGACGGGCCTCGTCTCGATCCTGCCCGCCGACGGCGAGCGCTGGGACGCCATGACCGTACGGTCGCTGGCTTGCGTCTCCGCCTGGCTCGACCGTCATCCCGGCGACGAACTCCTGTTCGTCTGCCACGACGCGGTGATGCAGGGCATGGCGAAGGCGCTGTGCGGCAGCTACTTCAAGAACAGCCATGGCACGCCGTTCCGTTACGTGCGCGAGCAGGCGCAATGGCGTGTCGAGCAGGTCGCTATTGCGGACAGATATAGCCCGTCCCCGCCGGCGACTTGA
- a CDS encoding FAD-dependent oxidoreductase: MTDGPVIIVGAGHGGYQVAASLRQAGFSERICLINDEAHLPYQRPPLSKGYIKGSAGPESLMFRPEKFYQDQKIELIAGRAVSIDRAAHKVLLASGETLPYAHLVLATGARNRLLDLPNANLPDVKYLRILDDSEALRAIMPSKKRAVIIGAGFIGLEFAATARIKGLEVDVLELAPRVMARAVTAEVSEYFQERHREAGVRIHLGVQATSIEAEGGKITGVSLSDGRHLPADLVVVGVGVLPNIELAAEAGLPVAAGIIVDEYLSTADPDISAIGDCALFASPRFGGSLRLESVQNATDHARCLAARLTGDKKAYDSHPWFWSDQGDDKLQIAGLTTGYDRVVLRGDPARKAFSAFCYHGDRLLGIESINRAGDHMFGRRLQAMDRSITPEQAADESFDLKGALA; encoded by the coding sequence ATGACGGATGGTCCGGTGATCATTGTCGGTGCCGGCCATGGCGGCTACCAGGTGGCGGCATCCCTGCGCCAGGCGGGCTTTTCCGAGCGCATCTGCCTGATCAATGACGAGGCGCATCTGCCCTATCAGCGGCCGCCTTTGTCCAAGGGCTACATCAAGGGTTCGGCTGGGCCGGAGAGCCTCATGTTCCGGCCGGAAAAATTCTACCAGGACCAGAAGATCGAGCTGATCGCGGGACGCGCCGTGTCGATCGACCGCGCCGCGCACAAGGTGCTTCTGGCTTCCGGCGAGACGCTGCCTTACGCCCACCTCGTGCTGGCCACCGGCGCGCGCAACCGGCTGCTCGATCTCCCCAATGCCAATCTGCCTGACGTGAAATATCTGCGCATCCTCGACGACAGTGAGGCGCTGCGGGCGATCATGCCGTCGAAGAAGCGCGCCGTGATCATCGGCGCCGGCTTCATCGGGCTCGAATTCGCCGCCACGGCGCGGATCAAGGGCCTTGAGGTCGACGTGCTCGAGCTCGCCCCGCGCGTGATGGCGCGCGCGGTGACGGCTGAGGTCTCGGAATATTTCCAGGAACGCCATCGCGAGGCCGGCGTCCGCATCCATCTTGGTGTGCAGGCGACCTCCATCGAGGCTGAGGGTGGCAAGATCACCGGCGTGTCCTTGAGCGACGGCCGGCATCTGCCGGCCGACCTCGTCGTGGTCGGCGTCGGCGTGCTGCCGAATATCGAGCTTGCGGCCGAGGCGGGGCTACCGGTCGCCGCCGGCATCATCGTCGACGAATATCTGTCGACGGCTGATCCCGATATCTCGGCGATCGGCGATTGCGCGCTGTTCGCAAGCCCCCGCTTCGGCGGATCGCTGCGGCTGGAATCGGTGCAGAACGCCACCGACCATGCCCGCTGTCTCGCCGCGCGCCTGACCGGCGACAAGAAGGCGTACGACAGCCATCCCTGGTTCTGGAGCGACCAGGGCGACGACAAGCTCCAGATCGCCGGCCTCACCACCGGCTACGACCGCGTCGTGCTGCGCGGCGATCCCGCCAGGAAGGCGTTTTCCGCGTTCTGCTATCACGGCGACAGGCTGCTTGGCATCGAATCCATCAACCGTGCCGGCGATCACATGTTCGGCCGCCGGCTGCAGGCCATGGACCGCTCCATCACGCCGGAACAGGCCGCGGACGAGAGCTTCGATTTGAAGGGCGCGCTGGCCTAG
- a CDS encoding IlvD/Edd family dehydratase, with protein MTSGLRKGLTSYGDAGFSLFLRKAFIKAMGYSDDALERPIVGITNTYSDYNPCHGNVPQIIEAAKRGVMLSGAMPFVFPTISIAESFAHPTSMYLRNLMAMDTEEMIRAQPMDAVIVIGGCDKTLPAQVMAAISADLPTVVIPVGPMVVGHHKGEVLGACTDCRRLWGKYRAGEMDDAEIEAVNGRLAPSVGTCMVMGTASTMACMIEAMGLSLPMSATIPAPHAERFRLAEASGRVAAEMAKTKGPKPSEFLTPASFKNAQVVLQAIGGSTNGLIHLTAMAHRSPHRLDLEAFDQIGREVPVLVDLKPSGEHYMEHFHHAGGVPKLLAQLGDLIDLDAKTITGQSLRDVVANAEDVPGQDAIRPRDNPIKKEGGLAILHGNLAPRGAVIKQSAASPKLLQHTGRAVVFESVEDMTLRVDDPDLDVTADDVLVLRNAGPKGAPGMPEAGYLPIPKKLARGGTKDMVRISDARMSGTAFGTIVLHITPESAVGGPLALVKNGDMISLDVARRSIELLVDAAELERRRTALKPAAAPEDARRGYAWLFNETIMQADEGCDFDFMQRTGKTEKG; from the coding sequence ATGACGAGTGGTTTGCGCAAGGGTCTGACGAGCTACGGCGATGCCGGCTTTTCGCTGTTCCTGCGCAAGGCGTTCATCAAGGCCATGGGCTATTCCGACGACGCGCTGGAGCGTCCGATCGTCGGCATCACCAACACCTATAGCGACTACAATCCCTGCCACGGCAACGTCCCGCAGATCATCGAAGCCGCCAAGCGCGGCGTGATGCTGTCGGGCGCGATGCCGTTCGTATTCCCGACCATCTCGATCGCCGAGAGCTTTGCGCATCCGACCTCGATGTATCTGCGCAATCTGATGGCGATGGACACCGAGGAGATGATCCGGGCCCAGCCGATGGATGCGGTGATCGTGATCGGCGGCTGCGACAAGACGCTGCCGGCGCAGGTCATGGCGGCGATCAGCGCCGATCTGCCGACCGTGGTCATTCCCGTCGGTCCCATGGTGGTCGGCCATCACAAGGGCGAGGTGCTGGGCGCCTGCACCGACTGCCGCCGGCTCTGGGGCAAGTATCGCGCCGGGGAGATGGACGATGCTGAGATCGAGGCGGTGAACGGACGCCTCGCGCCATCCGTCGGCACCTGCATGGTGATGGGCACGGCCTCGACCATGGCTTGCATGATCGAAGCCATGGGCCTGTCGCTGCCGATGAGCGCGACGATTCCCGCGCCGCATGCCGAACGCTTCCGCCTCGCCGAGGCCAGCGGCCGCGTTGCCGCCGAGATGGCCAAGACCAAGGGCCCGAAGCCGAGCGAATTTCTGACGCCGGCATCTTTCAAGAACGCACAGGTCGTGCTCCAGGCGATCGGCGGCTCGACCAACGGCCTGATCCATCTGACCGCGATGGCGCATCGCTCGCCGCACCGGCTCGACCTCGAAGCGTTCGATCAGATCGGCCGCGAGGTGCCAGTGCTGGTCGACCTCAAGCCGTCAGGCGAGCACTACATGGAGCATTTCCATCACGCAGGCGGCGTGCCGAAATTGCTGGCGCAGCTCGGCGATCTCATCGATCTCGACGCGAAGACCATCACCGGCCAGTCGCTGCGCGACGTCGTCGCGAATGCCGAGGACGTACCCGGCCAGGACGCGATCCGTCCGCGCGACAATCCGATCAAGAAGGAAGGCGGCCTCGCCATCCTCCATGGCAATCTCGCCCCGCGCGGTGCGGTCATCAAGCAATCGGCCGCGAGCCCAAAACTGTTGCAGCACACCGGGCGCGCGGTCGTGTTCGAATCCGTCGAGGACATGACCTTGCGGGTCGACGATCCCGATCTCGACGTCACTGCCGACGACGTGCTGGTGCTGCGCAATGCCGGCCCGAAAGGCGCGCCGGGCATGCCCGAGGCAGGCTACCTGCCGATCCCGAAGAAGCTCGCGCGCGGCGGCACCAAGGACATGGTGCGCATTTCCGACGCGCGCATGAGCGGCACCGCCTTCGGCACCATCGTGCTGCACATCACCCCGGAATCCGCTGTTGGCGGGCCTCTGGCGCTGGTGAAAAACGGCGACATGATCAGCCTCGATGTTGCCAGGCGCAGCATCGAGCTGCTGGTCGACGCCGCCGAGCTGGAGCGTCGGCGCACCGCCTTGAAGCCAGCCGCTGCACCCGAAGATGCGCGGCGCGGCTACGCCTGGCTGTTCAACGAGACTATCATGCAGGCCGACGAGGGCTGCGATTTCGACTTCATGCAGAGGACTGGGAAGACCGAGAAGGGCTGA
- a CDS encoding enoyl-CoA hydratase-related protein → MPAPVSKPDDPALLRIDGPIATITLNRPAAFNSINLAIAQKLEQLAAYIEGADDIRVVVLEGEGRAFSAGGDLQTIGAAAEANTVTPVVGELLKHYHAFIEIIRRMPKISLSSVHGSAAGAGMGLAFVTDLCIAADDAKFTPAYAKIGVSPDGGSTVGIVSTVGSRRALQIFLAEDNFTAQQAHEWGLVAKTVPATELKAATRQLAERLAQNPPAAIGGTKSLVYAAATTPVKQQLDAEEHKIIMAMNTEAFRTAVKKFTSKSK, encoded by the coding sequence ATGCCAGCTCCCGTCTCAAAGCCCGACGATCCCGCCCTGCTGCGGATCGACGGCCCGATCGCAACCATCACGCTCAACCGCCCCGCCGCGTTCAACTCGATCAATCTGGCCATTGCGCAGAAGCTCGAACAGCTCGCGGCCTATATCGAGGGAGCCGACGACATCAGGGTCGTGGTCCTCGAAGGCGAAGGCCGTGCCTTTTCGGCCGGCGGCGATCTGCAGACGATTGGCGCGGCGGCCGAGGCCAACACCGTGACGCCGGTCGTCGGCGAGTTGCTGAAGCACTACCACGCCTTCATCGAGATCATCCGCCGCATGCCAAAAATCTCGCTGTCGAGCGTGCACGGCTCGGCCGCCGGCGCCGGCATGGGGCTCGCTTTCGTCACCGACCTCTGCATCGCTGCCGACGACGCCAAGTTCACGCCGGCCTATGCCAAGATCGGCGTGTCGCCGGATGGCGGCTCCACGGTCGGGATCGTCAGCACGGTCGGCTCCCGGCGCGCGCTGCAGATCTTCCTCGCCGAGGACAATTTTACCGCGCAGCAGGCCCATGAATGGGGCCTCGTCGCCAAGACCGTTCCCGCGACCGAGCTGAAGGCGGCCACGCGCCAGCTCGCCGAGCGCCTCGCGCAGAATCCACCGGCGGCGATCGGCGGCACCAAGTCGCTGGTCTATGCGGCCGCCACCACGCCGGTGAAGCAGCAACTGGATGCCGAGGAGCACAAGATCATCATGGCGATGAACACGGAAGCGTTTCGCACCGCCGTGAAGAAGTTCACGAGCAAGTCGAAGTGA
- a CDS encoding TRAP transporter large permease: MSAPVVLALMSICFLSFGYLGVPVPFSLMAGVFIGAILSDVSLAAIIQKIFDGVDSEALLAIPFFLLVGELMSSANVVVRIANLSVSLVGHIRGGLSQVVVVFSMFFSEMSGSTTADVAVMSRALGGPMKREGYEPAFIAAIIASASTIAALVPPSITAVVYGAVGNVSIAGLFMAGVVPGLMIGFGLMIYCYFFGPSGLRKPRAPLRQVVFAAGDAALPLMIPVILLGGILTGWFTPTEAGVVAVVWIILVVIPALNRGHFRKIPYDFCLAGLIFSLPLITIGAANAFGWMLAYLRGATYIAEWITSIAGNDPHLIMLLMVLLFTVVGDFIEPVPTIIIFMPLVNALTEAGDINAVHMGVVLIATLAFGLITPPYGLVLLMASKFVGISFAKALRAALPIYVVFLATIAFAIYFPSVVLWLPRQVLPESVGCFKSPAGTGYICPQ, translated from the coding sequence GTGAGCGCACCTGTCGTCCTGGCATTGATGTCGATCTGCTTCCTGTCGTTCGGCTATCTCGGCGTGCCCGTGCCGTTCTCGCTGATGGCCGGCGTCTTCATCGGCGCGATCCTGTCCGACGTCTCGCTGGCCGCCATCATCCAGAAGATTTTTGACGGCGTCGATTCCGAGGCGCTGCTGGCCATTCCGTTCTTCCTCTTGGTCGGCGAGCTCATGAGCTCGGCCAACGTGGTGGTACGAATAGCCAACCTGTCGGTGTCGCTGGTCGGGCATATCAGGGGCGGGCTGTCGCAGGTCGTGGTCGTCTTCAGCATGTTCTTCTCGGAAATGTCCGGCTCGACCACCGCCGACGTCGCCGTGATGAGCCGCGCGCTGGGCGGCCCGATGAAGCGGGAAGGCTATGAACCCGCCTTCATCGCCGCGATCATCGCCTCCGCCTCGACCATCGCGGCCCTGGTACCGCCGAGCATCACGGCGGTGGTCTACGGCGCCGTCGGCAACGTCTCGATCGCCGGCCTGTTCATGGCGGGCGTGGTGCCCGGGCTGATGATCGGTTTCGGATTGATGATCTATTGCTATTTCTTCGGCCCCTCCGGCCTGCGCAAGCCGCGTGCGCCGCTGCGGCAGGTGGTGTTCGCCGCAGGCGATGCGGCCCTGCCACTGATGATCCCGGTGATCCTGCTAGGGGGCATCCTGACCGGCTGGTTCACGCCGACGGAAGCGGGCGTCGTTGCCGTGGTCTGGATCATTCTGGTCGTCATCCCCGCGCTCAACCGTGGCCACTTCAGGAAAATCCCGTACGATTTCTGCCTCGCGGGCCTGATCTTCTCGCTGCCGCTGATCACGATCGGCGCGGCCAACGCCTTCGGCTGGATGCTCGCCTATTTGCGCGGCGCGACCTATATCGCCGAGTGGATCACGTCCATTGCCGGCAACGATCCGCATCTGATCATGCTGCTGATGGTGCTGCTGTTCACCGTGGTCGGCGACTTCATCGAGCCGGTGCCGACCATCATCATCTTCATGCCGCTGGTCAACGCGCTGACGGAGGCCGGCGACATCAACGCCGTGCACATGGGCGTGGTGCTGATCGCAACGCTCGCGTTCGGCCTGATCACGCCGCCTTACGGGCTGGTGCTGTTGATGGCCTCGAAATTCGTCGGCATCAGCTTCGCCAAGGCGCTACGTGCGGCACTGCCGATCTACGTGGTGTTCCTGGCGACGATCGCGTTCGCGATCTATTTCCCGAGCGTCGTGCTATGGTTGCCGCGGCAGGTGCTCCCCGAGTCGGTCGGCTGCTTCAAGTCGCCGGCGGGGACGGGCTATATCTGTCCGCAATAG
- a CDS encoding ribokinase, with the protein MGRVFVAGSINMDVVATADRHPRVGETVAGWQVLYFPGGKGANQAVAASRLGAKTTLIGRLGTDAFGAELRTFLTAQGIDPGSIKETPETHTGTAIITVAASDNTIVVIPGSNALVSADDVAAVPLAKGDVAVSQFEIPLPTIAAFFQRARAAGATTVLNPAPAMNVSRDLLGLVDVLVLNETELGLLAGTELSDSDPYDRITDASRRVQTDADQIICVTLGKRGVLALIAGRPHHISGRAVTAVDTTGAGDCFVGAVAALLADGQPIQSALGYANVAASISVQRMGAGPSMPTIAEVSAALHAERPSST; encoded by the coding sequence ATGGGACGTGTCTTCGTCGCCGGCAGCATCAACATGGATGTGGTGGCGACGGCCGATCGCCACCCCAGGGTCGGCGAGACCGTCGCCGGCTGGCAGGTGCTGTATTTCCCCGGCGGCAAGGGTGCGAACCAGGCGGTCGCGGCGTCCAGGCTCGGCGCGAAGACCACGCTGATCGGTCGGCTGGGCACGGATGCGTTCGGGGCCGAGCTGAGGACGTTCCTGACCGCGCAGGGGATCGATCCCGGCTCGATCAAGGAGACGCCGGAGACGCACACCGGCACGGCGATCATCACGGTCGCGGCGTCCGACAACACCATCGTCGTCATTCCCGGCAGCAATGCGCTGGTCAGCGCGGATGATGTTGCGGCTGTGCCGCTGGCGAAGGGCGATGTCGCCGTCAGCCAGTTCGAGATTCCGCTGCCGACGATTGCCGCGTTCTTCCAGCGGGCGCGTGCCGCTGGGGCGACGACGGTGCTCAATCCAGCACCGGCAATGAACGTAAGCCGCGATTTGTTGGGCCTCGTGGACGTACTCGTCCTCAACGAGACCGAACTCGGTCTGTTGGCCGGCACTGAGCTGTCCGATAGCGATCCGTACGACCGCATCACAGACGCCTCTCGGCGAGTCCAGACCGATGCGGATCAAATCATTTGTGTCACGTTGGGTAAGCGTGGCGTGTTGGCGCTCATTGCCGGCAGACCGCACCATATCTCGGGGCGAGCCGTCACGGCTGTGGACACGACCGGCGCAGGCGATTGCTTCGTCGGCGCAGTCGCGGCGCTGCTCGCTGACGGACAGCCGATCCAGAGTGCACTGGGCTACGCCAACGTAGCCGCATCGATCAGCGTGCAACGCATGGGCGCCGGCCCTTCAATGCCGACGATTGCTGAAGTATCGGCGGCGCTGCACGCGGAACGGCCGAGCTCGACCTAG
- a CDS encoding TRAP transporter small permease → MAIADKLLVQRQRHLKWRALDWLELALMILCGVLCFGFSLSVTADIVTRTIGHPWLWLQEVTSTLFIYAIFVGTAAATRRNDHLYLTAISEAMHGTPRLIVEVIIRLVVLGVAFCLIWYGYQNYLRGFGSFRLPSGTPIASLYAIIPLSGVLIGLFTIEQLVNGLRNGFDHPEPPEEDAAPGLTEAQMRAQP, encoded by the coding sequence ATGGCCATCGCCGACAAACTGCTGGTTCAACGCCAACGCCACCTGAAATGGCGCGCGCTCGATTGGCTCGAGCTTGCGCTGATGATCCTCTGCGGCGTGCTGTGCTTCGGCTTCTCGTTGTCGGTGACCGCCGACATCGTCACCCGCACCATCGGCCATCCCTGGCTGTGGCTCCAGGAAGTCACCTCGACGCTGTTCATCTACGCGATCTTCGTCGGCACGGCGGCGGCGACCCGGCGCAACGACCACCTCTATCTCACCGCGATCTCCGAGGCGATGCACGGAACGCCGCGGCTGATCGTCGAGGTGATCATCCGCCTCGTCGTGCTCGGCGTTGCCTTCTGCCTGATCTGGTACGGCTATCAGAACTATCTGCGCGGCTTCGGCAGCTTCCGTCTGCCCTCGGGCACGCCGATCGCTTCGCTCTACGCGATCATCCCGCTCTCGGGCGTGCTGATCGGCCTGTTCACCATCGAGCAGCTCGTCAACGGCCTGCGCAACGGCTTTGACCACCCCGAGCCGCCCGAGGAAGATGCCGCGCCAGGTCTCACCGAGGCACAGATGAGGGCGCAGCCGTGA
- a CDS encoding TRAP transporter substrate-binding protein, translating to MIARSMCGLAAVVAMLFVTEAGAQEVKHYRFAYDQPRNTGYSIAGDLFADKLKELSKGTMIIDQYPGAQLGQEPQVLQLVKAGDVEFAIISSANTATISPQAGVMSLHFLFRDENHVIKGLADPRVFEALKTMIDETTQGLHVIATGSQGVRHMYSKKEIHNVGDVKSLKVRVQATATEDTMFPAYGAQTVHMPFGSVYTSLQTGVVDVAENSINVYLVNKHYEVAPVLNITEHEANNALVFISDKLWQSLSAEQKGWVQAAANEISTKEPAKAFELERTAADKLKKMGVKIVDNVDKKTFTVIADPYLDKLAKDLGPHAEKIKNLIRSIN from the coding sequence ATGATTGCACGATCCATGTGTGGGTTGGCGGCCGTGGTCGCCATGCTGTTCGTTACCGAAGCGGGGGCACAGGAGGTGAAGCACTATCGCTTCGCCTATGACCAACCGCGCAACACCGGCTATTCCATCGCGGGTGACCTCTTCGCCGACAAGCTCAAGGAATTGAGCAAGGGCACCATGATCATCGACCAGTATCCCGGCGCACAGCTCGGGCAGGAGCCGCAGGTGCTCCAGCTCGTGAAGGCCGGCGACGTCGAATTCGCCATCATCTCCTCCGCCAACACCGCGACGATCTCGCCACAGGCCGGCGTGATGTCGCTGCACTTCCTGTTCCGCGACGAGAACCACGTCATCAAGGGCCTCGCCGACCCGCGCGTGTTCGAGGCGCTGAAAACCATGATCGACGAGACCACGCAGGGCCTGCACGTGATCGCGACCGGCTCGCAGGGCGTGCGCCACATGTACTCCAAGAAGGAGATCCACAATGTCGGCGACGTCAAAAGCCTGAAGGTCCGCGTGCAGGCGACCGCGACCGAGGACACCATGTTCCCGGCCTACGGCGCCCAGACCGTGCACATGCCGTTCGGCAGCGTCTACACCAGCTTGCAGACCGGCGTGGTCGACGTCGCCGAGAACAGCATCAACGTCTACCTCGTCAACAAGCATTACGAGGTCGCGCCTGTCCTCAATATCACCGAGCACGAAGCCAACAACGCGCTGGTGTTCATCTCCGACAAGCTCTGGCAGAGTCTCTCCGCCGAACAGAAGGGCTGGGTGCAGGCCGCCGCCAACGAGATCAGCACCAAGGAGCCTGCAAAGGCATTCGAGCTGGAGCGTACGGCGGCCGACAAGCTTAAGAAGATGGGCGTGAAGATCGTCGACAACGTCGACAAGAAGACCTTCACGGTGATCGCCGATCCCTATCTCGACAAGCTCGCCAAGGATCTCGGCCCGCACGCCGAGAAGATCAAGAATCTGATCCGGTCGATTAATTGA
- a CDS encoding GlsB/YeaQ/YmgE family stress response membrane protein, whose product MGILWTIIIGFLVGLVAKFIMPGDKSEPKGFILTTVLGIIGAFVATWLGQAVGWYRFGEGAGFIGSVVGAIILLFLYGLVMGRQGRA is encoded by the coding sequence ATGGGCATCCTTTGGACGATCATCATCGGATTTCTCGTCGGACTGGTCGCGAAGTTCATCATGCCCGGCGACAAGTCCGAGCCCAAGGGGTTCATCTTGACGACGGTCCTGGGAATTATCGGCGCCTTCGTTGCGACCTGGCTCGGTCAGGCCGTGGGATGGTACCGGTTCGGTGAGGGCGCCGGCTTCATCGGAAGCGTGGTCGGTGCCATCATCCTTCTGTTTCTGTACGGCCTCGTCATGGGTCGTCAGGGACGCGCCTGA
- a CDS encoding GntR family transcriptional regulator — MSDIRTADAMTVRRDDPDDVVARLEEDIIFGRLAPGARLTEDALMSRYGTSRHFVRQALVDAERRGIVRREKNVGATVRFYSAEEVRQIYEVREMLTRQAALMIPLPAPQGLIDELSALQRQYCARADVQDLRGIHEANDAFHLALFSACGNPYLVRSLQDYMNLTLPMRAKNLADREGLAQSRRQHELMIELLKGRDSWALAQLCVDHMQFSKSDYLARIAGEAAR; from the coding sequence ATGTCCGACATACGCACCGCAGACGCCATGACGGTCCGGCGCGACGATCCGGACGACGTGGTCGCGCGGCTGGAGGAAGACATCATCTTCGGCCGCCTCGCGCCCGGCGCGCGCCTCACCGAGGACGCGTTGATGTCGCGCTACGGCACCTCCAGACACTTCGTGCGGCAGGCGCTGGTGGACGCGGAGCGGCGCGGCATCGTCCGCCGTGAGAAGAATGTCGGCGCCACCGTGCGGTTCTACTCGGCCGAGGAGGTGCGGCAGATCTACGAGGTCAGAGAGATGCTGACGCGGCAGGCCGCGCTGATGATCCCCCTGCCCGCACCGCAAGGCCTGATCGACGAGCTGAGCGCGCTGCAACGGCAATATTGCGCCAGGGCCGACGTGCAGGATTTGCGCGGCATCCACGAGGCCAACGACGCCTTCCACCTCGCGCTGTTCTCGGCCTGCGGCAATCCCTATCTGGTGCGTTCGCTCCAGGACTACATGAACCTGACGCTGCCGATGCGCGCAAAAAACCTCGCCGACCGCGAGGGTCTCGCGCAATCGCGCCGCCAGCACGAGCTGATGATCGAGCTGCTCAAAGGCCGCGACAGCTGGGCGCTGGCGCAGCTCTGCGTCGATCACATGCAGTTCAGCAAGTCGGATTATCTGGCGCGGATTGCCGGCGAGGCCGCGCGCTAG
- a CDS encoding TAXI family TRAP transporter solute-binding subunit, with translation MRTGLFIALIAAAWLGGQVQDSLAQKRPPASPSESTKVSPRKEDTPKKETGRSADPYTVGFVTGSPQCTEFAIAQDIATTLAGGQETGPRGQVALRVLPIVGNGGVRNVLDVLTLAGADVAIAPVVLVDRLRETKTFGDISDRLTYIVPLHIEEFHLLARADIRSLAELSGKRVNLGDEGSAGAILGREVLNHLGVKIIESSLGPEAALDGLRKGDLSAALLVSGKPVSVLTQVSQLDRIHILPIPYFKELLQQDYLPSTLRHKDYPNLIAAEASVDTIAIKSALFAYNWPRGNERFRLLEFFVQTLFTRFPEFLGDAHHPKWREVNLAAQLPGWRRFQPAERWLQQQSGGEAALRKAFGRFLEGKPTADLPDHEELFRDFLRWRERNPAK, from the coding sequence ATGCGGACCGGTTTGTTCATCGCATTAATTGCAGCGGCCTGGCTCGGCGGACAGGTCCAGGATTCTTTGGCGCAAAAGCGGCCGCCTGCTTCTCCGAGCGAATCCACGAAGGTGTCTCCGAGAAAGGAAGACACCCCCAAGAAGGAAACAGGACGATCTGCGGACCCGTATACGGTGGGATTCGTAACCGGATCGCCGCAATGCACTGAATTCGCGATCGCTCAGGACATTGCGACCACGCTCGCCGGCGGCCAGGAGACCGGTCCTCGTGGCCAGGTCGCATTGCGGGTCCTGCCAATCGTGGGAAACGGCGGTGTCCGCAACGTCCTTGATGTGCTCACCCTTGCGGGTGCCGACGTGGCGATCGCGCCCGTCGTCCTGGTCGACCGGCTCCGGGAGACAAAGACCTTCGGGGATATTTCTGACAGGCTGACCTACATTGTTCCGCTCCATATCGAGGAGTTCCATCTTCTCGCGCGGGCGGACATCAGAAGCCTGGCGGAGCTGTCGGGAAAGAGGGTCAATCTTGGGGACGAGGGCAGTGCCGGCGCCATTCTCGGCCGGGAAGTGTTGAACCATCTGGGCGTCAAGATCATCGAGTCGAGCCTGGGACCGGAGGCCGCGCTGGATGGTCTCAGGAAGGGAGATCTCTCCGCCGCTCTGCTGGTCTCGGGAAAACCGGTCAGCGTCCTGACGCAGGTCTCACAACTCGATCGTATTCACATCCTGCCGATCCCCTACTTCAAGGAGCTGCTGCAACAAGATTATCTGCCATCGACGCTCCGCCACAAGGACTACCCGAATTTGATCGCCGCCGAGGCGAGCGTCGACACGATTGCGATCAAATCAGCTCTCTTCGCCTACAACTGGCCGAGGGGCAACGAGCGGTTTCGGTTGCTGGAATTCTTCGTCCAGACATTGTTCACGCGCTTTCCCGAATTTCTGGGCGACGCCCATCACCCTAAATGGCGCGAGGTAAACCTGGCCGCGCAGCTCCCCGGATGGCGACGATTCCAACCGGCAGAGCGCTGGCTCCAGCAGCAATCGGGAGGCGAAGCCGCGCTTCGCAAGGCGTTCGGCCGGTTCCTCGAGGGAAAGCCAACCGCCGATCTACCCGACCACGAAGAATTGTTCCGGGATTTCCTGCGCTGGAGAGAACGCAATCCGGCCAAGTGA